Genomic window (Ureibacillus composti):
TCAACATTCCTGCTAGTGTACGTTCCATGTTTTTTTCCATCCATTTGGCAACATCAATGAGCTTGTTTAAGTTTGTACCTGTTTCAATACCCATACTATTAAACATGTAAACCATATCTTCAGTGCAAACATTCCCGACAGCTTTTGGAGCAAAAGGACATCCACCTAGACCTGCAATTGAGGAATCAAATCTTCTGACTCCTGCTTGATATCCAGCTAATGTGTTTGCTAGACCAAGTCCGCGTGTATTATGAAAATGGAGTCCAAGGGATAAATTCTTTCCAAATTCATTATAAAAAGTTTGAACAACATTTTGAACTTGCAGGGGATTTGCCATACCAGTTGTATCCGCTAGCGTGATCTCTGTACATCCGGCTTTCAAAAATTCTTCTGCAACTTTAAGTATAGAAGAAATAGGTACTTCACCTTCGAAAGGGCATCCAAATGCTGTACCAAGAATGCCAGCAACACCTTTATCAGTCGATACTCCTTCTTTTATTACTGTTGTAAGTTCCTGAATTGCTTGTTTGACTGTTCTTTTTGAATTTTTCATGTTAAATGTATCACTTGTTGCAAGTACTACATGTAAAAAATCAATGTTAGTTTGTAAAGCACGAT
Coding sequences:
- a CDS encoding hydroxymethylglutaryl-CoA lyase codes for the protein MIEICEVGPRDGLQNEAKILSTKTKVDLITRLIESGVRNIEAVSFVNPKVVPQMADAEEVLKLLPKSNDIRYGGLVLSYSGLNRALQTNIDFLHVVLATSDTFNMKNSKRTVKQAIQELTTVIKEGVSTDKGVAGILGTAFGCPFEGEVPISSILKVAEEFLKAGCTEITLADTTGMANPLQVQNVVQTFYNEFGKNLSLGLHFHNTRGLGLANTLAGYQAGVRRFDSSIAGLGGCPFAPKAVGNVCTEDMVYMFNSMGIETGTNLNKLIDVAKWMEKNMERTLAGMLMKAGIA